Below is a window of Saccopteryx bilineata isolate mSacBil1 chromosome 11, mSacBil1_pri_phased_curated, whole genome shotgun sequence DNA.
cgattggcatggctgtgggctgctccgctgtatacacggtgttacatcaccatctgcgcatgcgcacatgctgctaacatcatcctacagaaactagggagggttttctttttatttggtgcagatttcacatttctattatcttttgttgctttcctgtgaccggtcaaaagtgcaccatgactttacggacacaaattttttttaacttagataCTACAACTCTTAAAATACGAAATTGAGTGGCTCTGAAAAGAGCCTTTGGGGTTAGGAGTCAAGCCGCTTACTTGCGAGTCTACTTGGAGCTGGTGTACTTGGTGACGGCCTTGGTGCCCTCGGACACGGCGTGCTTGGCCAGCTCCCCGGGCAGCAGCAGGCGCACGGCCGTCTGGATCTCCCGGGACGTGATGGTCGAGCGCTTGTTGTAATGCGCCAGGCGCGACGCCTCGCCCGCGATGCGCTCGAAGATGTCGTTGACGAACGAGTTCATGATGCCCATGGCCTTGGACGAGATGCCGGTGTCGGGGTGCACCTGCTTCAGCACCTTGTACACGTAGATGGAATAGCTCTCCTTGCGGCCACGTTTGCGTTTCTTGCCGTCCTTTTTCTGCGCCTTGGTCACCGCCTTCTTAGAGCCCTTTTTGGGGGCCGGGGCGGACTTGGCGGGCTCAGGCATGGTATAGAACTACAGGAGCAGAAAATTTGAGAGActaacaaaaacagaacaaaggaacAAATCCCCGAGTATTTATAGCACTTATAGGCAAAGACTCAGAAATCTAGACTCTGATTGGACCAAAACTGGCCAATGAGTTAATAGAATATATATAGGTATTCCTAAACTCTTTTTCTATTGGATAGAAACAAACACTTTCAGGGGTGCTGTAAAGAAAATCAATCTTTTAAGTCttttgataaaacattttttttaaaatgagttggAACCTCTTTGATGCGAAAACCAGGTGGTAAGTAGATTCTGTCATCTAGCTGAGTCCAATTCTGAGCACCGCTCCGTAGGCTTTCCGTAAATTGCCCAAGACAACTCAATTCTCTCCGGCCAGAAGCCCGTCATTGAGCCAttccagcattttattttttaaatcaagtttgcTAAGGTGCTTGTTTAAAAGCCAGTGTCTGTAGGCTCGATTTACAGCGTGTTGGAATTAATGCTGGAGTGGAGAAacgagtttttttgttgtttcactttattgatttggggcgggggagggggacaggaacatcgatctgttgctGTATGTGCTCTGCCAGGGGATGGAACCAGTAACCTCTTTGCTTCTCGACGATActctgaccaaccgagctatccggccagggccattccagCGTTTTAAAAAAGGTTCACCGAAGGCTCTGGATCGATGCCATCTATTTTAACATTCTGCATTGCGAATGCTTTCTTATCGGCTTCCTCCATTATAAATGCAGCAAAACCAAACGGCAGAATCAAATAACCATTTTGAGTCAAACCCAAAATTAAAGCGCCAGGGATTCCATGAAATAGAAATTTGCGTGTACCCTTAATGGTAGACATAATTCTAGCAAAGCTTCTGTACTGAATTAGGAATTTACTGAAAATATAGTGAAATAATAATCGTGAGAGGCTTCGAAGGATTTGTAAATAGGGAGAAAATGTTGGTAATACAACCTGAATAAAACGGGTTAACTATGCACAAAATGGCGggtgtgtctttttttaaaaaaaaaaacacaaccaaacGTACTTAAAGCACTTTTTCTTTCAAACACCTTTCTCTACAAAcaggagaaaatacaaaaaatattaagtgtGTCTGTGGGTCATAATcgtggtgggggagggaagacacTATCGACAACAAAtaacttaaaaagttattttatttaaggGGCTGGAGGAAAGTCGGCTGATTCCATTTAACCAATCAGAGGCTCGCACAGGATGGACAAGGCAATCCTGAACCCCGCGGAACACTTCCGGAATCCAGTAACCGACGACGGGAATTGCGAACAGTCCAATCAGAATAATTCTGTTCCTTTATAAATACTGGGTCAGAACGTTTATTCCAGTCCACTTCCTGTGTAAGTAAGTCATGGCTCGTACGAAGCAGACGGCGCGCAAGTCTACGGGCGGGAAAGCCCCGCGCAAGCAGCTGGCCACCAAGGCGGCCCGCAAGAGCGCTCCCGCCACCGGCGGCGTCAAGAAGCCGCATCGCTACCGGCCGGGCACGGTGGCCCTGCGCGAGATCCGCCGCTACCAGAAGTCCACCGAGCTGCTGATCCGCAAGCTGCCCTTCCAGCGCCTGGTGCGCGAGATCGCGCAGGACTTCAAGACCGACCTGCGCTTCCAGAGCTCGGCTGTGATGGCCCTGCAGGAGGCGTGCGAGGCGTACCTGGTGGGGCTGTTCGAGGACACCAACCTGTGCGCCATCCACGCCAAGCGCGTGACCATCATGCCCAAGGACATCCAGCTCGCGCGCCGCATCCGCGGGGAGAGGGCATGAGCTTTTCTTAGCGAGCGGTAACCTTGAATCCAAAGGCTCTTTTAAGAGCCACCCAAGTCTCATTTAGAAGATCTGGAGGCAAAGGGGAGTGACATTATTTCCCGACAGGGATTTTAGGGATTGTTATAGCAAAAAGATTGCAAATTCACTGTTTAGGGTGTTCTCGCTCTTAAAAGAGAAATTACCTATGGCAGAAGCTATGTGTTACACAAATGCAGCTTTAATCATGCTTGCTATAAGTCCTCAGCCATTGAGAAAAATTTCACATTTCCCTTCTAAAAATGGCAGAACCCTGAAACACCCTCAGACAATGTACAATTTGCAGATTTAGTCAGTTTTACAAACATTAAGCAAAGAGATCTTGCCTGGAgtaacactaaatacaagagGCTGTTTGGTGAATTACTGTACTTTAGTGAAATTAAGTCCCAGGCGGGAACCACGGGACCTGGCTTTCTGGCAGACAAAATTGTTGACTTGCTGAAATAAATTCTCAAGTACAGAACCCAGAATTAAGTTTCAGAAATACCCGCAAAGGCTCAATTCAATATTTTTGAAACTTGAAAACTTGCAAGCAAGCGATAAAACAATACAAAGTGACTTACACCTGCCTGTGGAGTTATTAAGCTCACAGTCATCATAGCGGCAGTtctgtaactttaaaaattaattttaagatggaatacaagaaataaaaatgaatcaagtcCAAACTGGGAGTAAGGGGTGCCTGAAGAAACAATACAAACCCCGTGCTTGAaggtttttaacatttatttttaatagtcctAAAGTGGAAATAACATTGTTTAAACTGATGATTATAACACAAATTGTCATacactcctcagccataagaagggAGGCTATTACTGCATGTAACAACGTGAGTGGATCTTCAGGGCATaatgtttgggggagggggcgccACCCTGAAAGGTTACATATTGTATTGTTCTATTTATGTGACATTTTCAAAATGACATTTATGTGgcattttcaaaatgataaaattagagATGAATACCAGATGAGTGAGATAGGGAAGAGGTGGGTGGATTGACTATGAAGGGGTTACATAAGGATTTTCTTCGTAATGGTGGGAGTTTGTGTGTCTGCATCgctgtggtggttaccattacaTACATGGGATAAGATTACATaaggttaaacacacacacacacacacacacacacacacacacacacagcatttaAAATCTGCTGAGGGCTGAATAAACCCTGCAATGTAGTCTAGTTAACAGTATGTTGcctggttttatttatatatgtgggagggaggaagggagggagggaggtgagagaaGTATCATCTCATACTTGCTTCACttgagttttttattgattgcttcttatatgtgtcttgacctggagaAGGAGTCTCCAGCTAAACCAGTGACTCCCTTGCtgaagccatcaaccttgggatcatgttgatgatcccgtaGTTAAGCCTGCATCCCAGCACTCAAACTGtgaagcccgtgctcaagcccacAAACCCGGggacctttgggtttcaaactcCGGatatcagcattccaggccattGCTCAATCTACTgggccacaggtcaggcacctggttttaatattaatataattataaagatGTCAACATTAGAAAAGATTGGGTATAATTAACTACTTGAAATTAacaaggtaagaaaaaaaagctgTACCAATTCTTTAGCAGTTGCTACTTTGTATTACTTAATTTTTGGCTGAGTTAATCCAGGGTGTTTAGGACAGTGTGCTTGGTACTTCACAAATGTATATAGTTAAAGGACAAAAAATGTAGCCCTAAAATGGCATCACTGGTGCTAAAAGGCCAAGATACTAAACCTAGATGTAATACCTGATCTAGTTCATTTCAAACTCTCCCAGAAACAATCTTAATCAACCAGTCTGGAATGTTCAGGTCAAGTAACAGTAAGGTGATTCTGttcatttcatctttttaaactaGAGCTTTCTTAACCATAAAACAGGCATTTTAATTGAACCTAATGCAAATGCTTTATAGTGAGGCTGTCATAGAAGTGCTTTGTAAATTGCAAAGGACTACAGAGATTGTCATCATTTTGACCATTCATTGAATGTCTAATTCCCTCATAATTCTCTTATTCTCCATCACTCTTAACCAAAAGCTTAACCCTGTCATTCTGGTTATTAAAGACTGCTACCCATCTTTCCTACTCAATCCAATCTCTTATTTTCAAAAAGATTCTTTTGAGTAACTACTTTACAATCCTTCATTTACTCAAGTCTTCTTTCTCAACCAAGCCACTAccatagaaaaaggaagaaattatggGATGCAACTGCAATTGAGAAAAATAGAACTACTGGTTAGAGGAGACAGAAATACACTCCCAGGCTACATACATCCTTTTTAAACTaaactaattatatatatatatatatatatatatatatatatatatatatatatatatatagtaaaatttaagaaattattatcCAGTGAGATGCTATACACAAAAAATAAGGTGAAGACATCTTCCAGCCACAAGATATTTGCGCCCCCTGGTGATGGGATCAGAGGCTCATGAATGGTATCATACTGCAGGCTCTATGGATAGGGAGCCCTACCACCACCTTTACAAAGGGATGTTTTTAAATACTATACTTAATGCATATAGGACAAGAAAGTTAGCAACAGTAAAATATATCAGAATGCATTTGAGTTcctaaaataatgtatttcattAATAACATCAAGCAACAAGGAGCAGCAAGGAATAACAAATATCACTTTCAAGGACTCAGAATGAGCATAAACTTTATTTCAAGATAATCACAAAAACTGCAAAGTAATACAAAAATATCTGATTGCTCTTGTTAAAGAAGTCATGGGTACTGCAAAATCCATTGTGATTAATGGCCTGTAGAACTCAGAATTTTGTCAGGATTTGCCAGTAAAATTAAGTGGGTTTCCCAGGGGTGGAGTGGGAAGTGAAAATAACGGGACATGCAAATGAATCCCTCTTCTGAGTACATATTGTGCCCTAATCACCTTTAATCCAGGAGTTTCTGCCAACCACTCtgcctttcaaaacatttttgttttgttttccctcccTAGTTATTCATTGCCTGCTCAGCAGGCAACTGTGGCTCCCTAGGTCTTCCCCAAATATGTAGGGAAGGAATCTGGCAAACAGGGGCAATTACAAACCGGCAGAGTGGGCTGGCCTAACACTTTCAT
It encodes the following:
- the LOC136315395 gene encoding histone H2B type 2-E-like is translated as MPEPAKSAPAPKKGSKKAVTKAQKKDGKKRKRGRKESYSIYVYKVLKQVHPDTGISSKAMGIMNSFVNDIFERIAGEASRLAHYNKRSTITSREIQTAVRLLLPGELAKHAVSEGTKAVTKYTSSK
- the LOC136315549 gene encoding histone H3.1, with the translated sequence MARTKQTARKSTGGKAPRKQLATKAARKSAPATGGVKKPHRYRPGTVALREIRRYQKSTELLIRKLPFQRLVREIAQDFKTDLRFQSSAVMALQEACEAYLVGLFEDTNLCAIHAKRVTIMPKDIQLARRIRGERA